Proteins encoded by one window of Calditrichota bacterium:
- the oorC gene encoding 2-oxoglutarate:acceptor oxidoreductase, with protein MLNHYEARFAAVGGQGILLAGDILADAAISYEGLFALDSPTYTAQVRGGPTKVDVILDQTRILFPRTTAIDFMLCLAQRSWDRFGTDLKDDCIVLIDPILVQTVDRKYRVYELPVIELTKTEMKKVVYTSAVALGAMIGLTKALGPESVVKALVSKAPKGTEVQNERAFKIGFDAGEALLKN; from the coding sequence ATGCTCAATCATTACGAAGCCCGATTTGCCGCTGTTGGGGGTCAGGGTATTCTCCTGGCCGGTGACATTCTCGCGGACGCGGCGATTTCTTACGAAGGTCTTTTTGCGCTCGACAGCCCGACCTATACGGCTCAGGTGCGCGGCGGCCCGACCAAGGTCGATGTGATCCTCGACCAGACGCGGATCCTTTTTCCCCGCACTACAGCGATCGACTTTATGCTCTGTCTGGCACAACGTTCCTGGGACCGGTTCGGCACGGACTTGAAGGACGACTGCATCGTGTTGATTGACCCAATACTGGTGCAGACGGTGGACCGGAAGTATCGAGTCTATGAATTGCCGGTGATCGAGTTAACCAAGACCGAGATGAAGAAGGTCGTCTATACCAGTGCGGTAGCGCTGGGTGCGATGATTGGCCTCACAAAGGCATTAGGCCCGGAATCGGTCGTCAAGGCATTGGTCTCCAAGGCTCCCAAAGGCACTGAGGTTCAGAACGAGCGTGCGTTCAAGATCGGCTTCGATGCCGGAGAAGCCCTCCTGAAGAACTGA
- a CDS encoding nucleoside-diphosphate kinase: MERTLMIVKPDGVSRALTGLVLHRVEESGLTLLAVKKLRLDRATAERFYAVHKERPFYRSLVEYMTSGPVVVAAVAGEDAVTRYRTLIGATDPAKANPGTIRQLYGESIERNVVHGSDSVENGLIETAFFFSAVEMMAGSADTI, translated from the coding sequence ATGGAACGAACCCTTATGATCGTCAAACCGGACGGCGTTTCTCGCGCACTGACCGGTTTAGTTTTGCACCGGGTCGAAGAGTCCGGCTTGACCTTGCTTGCGGTTAAGAAACTGCGACTGGACCGTGCCACCGCCGAACGTTTTTACGCCGTTCACAAAGAGCGTCCATTCTATAGAAGTTTAGTAGAGTATATGACTTCCGGGCCGGTAGTAGTCGCTGCGGTCGCCGGTGAAGATGCGGTGACACGTTACCGGACACTGATAGGTGCGACCGATCCGGCCAAGGCAAATCCGGGAACCATTCGTCAACTTTATGGTGAGAGCATAGAGCGCAACGTCGTCCACGGCTCGGACTCGGTCGAAAATGGATTGATCGAAACGGCCTTCTTCTTCAGTGCCGTCGAAATGATGGCCGGAAGCGCCGACACGATATAA
- a CDS encoding 3-hydroxybutyryl-CoA dehydrogenase, whose product MHEDSLGVLEVQTTGGAGSSRLVVVGAGTMGQGLAEVAARRGIEVLLLERDVEALKDALESMAERLDREIERWALTESEKRGILSRIHGSVESSDIGDQPLILEAIPERLDLKHNLLRHLESVAANDAVFITNTSTLSITELASVLKRPGRVIGMHFPSAVHKVKVVELVRGLKTTDETFQAALGLAKRLERTAIEVFESPGYVTTRLLMPLVNEAVQVLMEGVASADDIDTAMRLGYEMPQGPLTMADRMGLDTVLSWMETLFRDLGDAKYRPCPLLRMLVRAGHLGVKTGQGFFCYDEDGRSIPDSGYVNSVVRHK is encoded by the coding sequence ATGCATGAAGATAGCCTCGGCGTTCTGGAGGTTCAGACGACCGGGGGAGCCGGATCGTCCCGCCTTGTGGTGGTGGGTGCCGGAACGATGGGGCAGGGGCTGGCGGAAGTTGCCGCTCGACGCGGCATCGAAGTCCTCTTACTTGAACGCGACGTGGAGGCGCTTAAGGATGCGTTGGAGTCGATGGCCGAGCGACTCGACCGTGAAATTGAACGTTGGGCGCTGACAGAGTCGGAAAAGCGAGGAATACTATCCCGCATCCACGGCTCGGTCGAATCGTCGGACATTGGCGATCAACCTCTCATCCTTGAAGCGATTCCCGAACGGCTCGATCTGAAGCACAACCTTCTTCGTCATCTCGAATCGGTGGCAGCCAACGATGCCGTCTTCATCACCAACACATCGACGTTGTCGATCACCGAACTGGCTTCGGTCTTGAAACGGCCTGGACGGGTCATTGGAATGCACTTTCCCAGTGCAGTTCATAAGGTCAAGGTGGTCGAACTGGTGCGAGGTCTAAAGACGACCGACGAGACCTTTCAGGCTGCGCTCGGCCTTGCGAAGAGACTGGAGCGCACGGCGATTGAGGTCTTCGAATCGCCCGGCTATGTGACCACCCGCCTCTTGATGCCGCTGGTGAACGAGGCCGTGCAGGTCTTGATGGAAGGCGTTGCTTCGGCGGACGATATCGACACCGCGATGCGGCTCGGTTACGAAATGCCGCAGGGGCCATTGACCATGGCTGACCGGATGGGACTCGACACCGTTCTCTCCTGGATGGAAACGCTTTTTCGCGACCTCGGCGACGCTAAATACCGTCCCTGTCCGCTGCTCAGGATGCTGGTTCGCGCCGGGCACCTCGGAGTCAAGACTGGACAAGGTTTCTTCTGCTACGATGAAGACGGCCGTTCGATTCCCGATTCAGGCTATGTTAACAGCGTTGTGCGGCACAAATAG